The Frondihabitans australicus genome includes a region encoding these proteins:
- a CDS encoding MIP/aquaporin family protein has protein sequence MTLGTIFLSETVGTAVLILLGTGVVANVALTKTKGFNGGTLMVTFGWAFAVFAGVTVSYSSGAHLNPAVSLAQLILGNITFVQFCIYVLGQFLGAIIGATLCWLAYRDHFDQEPEPAAKLGVFSTGPAIRNYAWNLITEIIGTFVLVFSIIAFTNGKTPAALGALPVAFIVLVIGVSLGGPTGYAINPARDLGPRIAHAFLPIKGKGSSDWSYAWVPVVGPLVGGALAALLSFPLLPVVH, from the coding sequence GTGACTCTGGGAACCATATTTCTGTCCGAGACGGTGGGTACCGCCGTCCTGATCCTGTTGGGTACGGGTGTCGTCGCGAACGTCGCCCTGACCAAGACCAAGGGCTTCAACGGCGGCACGCTCATGGTGACGTTCGGCTGGGCCTTCGCCGTCTTCGCCGGCGTCACGGTCTCCTACTCGTCGGGCGCGCACCTGAACCCCGCCGTGAGCCTCGCCCAGCTGATCCTGGGCAACATCACGTTCGTGCAGTTCTGCATCTACGTGCTGGGGCAGTTCCTCGGGGCCATCATCGGCGCCACGCTCTGTTGGCTCGCCTACCGCGACCACTTCGACCAGGAGCCCGAACCCGCCGCCAAGCTCGGCGTCTTCTCCACCGGCCCCGCCATCCGCAACTACGCCTGGAACCTCATCACCGAGATCATCGGCACCTTCGTGCTCGTGTTCTCGATCATCGCCTTCACGAACGGCAAGACGCCGGCCGCCCTCGGAGCACTCCCGGTCGCCTTCATCGTCCTCGTGATCGGCGTCTCGCTCGGTGGCCCGACCGGCTACGCGATCAACCCGGCCCGTGACCTCGGCCCCCGCATCGCGCACGCCTTCCTGCCCATCAAGGGCAAGGGCTCGAGCGACTGGTCGTACGCCTGGGTGCCGGTCGTCGGCCCGCTGGTCGGCGGCGCCCTCGCCGCGCTGCTGTCCTTCCCGCTGCTCCCCGTCGTGCACTGA
- the dhaM gene encoding dihydroxyacetone kinase phosphoryl donor subunit DhaM yields MTGAVGIVVVSHSAKIAEGTVELARQMAPTVTFVAAGGSDEGGIGTSFDKISSGIQDAQGGHGVVILCDLGSAILTAETAIDFLDDAEKAQVVIADAPVVEGTVAAAVAAETGGTLQDVLAAARTATGIADPHADEHTLTRDEVQGAVERSAVLVNPSGLHARPAAEFVKHASKFDSTIQINGVDAKSLLRIMGLGLAQGSTVSIVATGADASAAVDELVSLVESGFGEV; encoded by the coding sequence ATGACCGGCGCCGTGGGAATCGTCGTCGTCTCGCACAGCGCGAAGATCGCCGAGGGCACCGTCGAATTGGCACGTCAGATGGCGCCGACGGTCACGTTCGTCGCCGCCGGCGGCAGCGACGAGGGCGGCATCGGCACGAGCTTCGACAAGATCTCGTCGGGCATCCAGGACGCCCAGGGCGGTCACGGTGTCGTGATCCTGTGCGACCTCGGTTCGGCAATCCTCACCGCCGAGACGGCGATCGACTTCCTCGACGACGCCGAGAAGGCCCAGGTCGTCATTGCCGACGCACCGGTCGTCGAGGGCACTGTCGCCGCCGCCGTCGCCGCCGAGACCGGTGGCACTCTGCAGGACGTCCTCGCTGCCGCCCGCACCGCGACCGGTATCGCCGACCCGCATGCCGACGAGCACACGCTGACCCGCGACGAGGTGCAGGGCGCCGTCGAGCGCTCGGCGGTGCTCGTCAACCCGTCGGGCCTTCATGCGCGCCCGGCGGCCGAGTTCGTGAAGCACGCCTCGAAGTTCGACTCGACGATCCAGATCAACGGCGTCGACGCCAAGAGCCTGCTCCGCATCATGGGGCTGGGCCTGGCTCAGGGCTCCACGGTGAGCATCGTGGCGACAGGAGCCGACGCATCGGCCGCGGTCGACGAGCTCGTGTCTCTCGTCGAAAGCGGTTTCGGCGAGGTCTAA
- the dhaL gene encoding dihydroxyacetone kinase subunit DhaL, whose amino-acid sequence MSVGIDWVKAWVGDTVRVVSENRVRLIELDREIGDGDHGENLDRGFQAVKAKFDALPDGETPAAALKLVATTLISTVGGASGPLLGTAYLKGSQALGDATSLDSAAIAAFLTAARDGVVMRGKAEVGDKTMIDAWTPAVDAASAAAEAGKSVAETLEAAASAAEKGAESTEPLVAHKGRASYLGERAVGHRDPGAESSSLILRAAADAATATEASA is encoded by the coding sequence ATGAGCGTGGGAATCGACTGGGTGAAGGCCTGGGTGGGCGACACCGTGAGGGTCGTCTCCGAGAACAGGGTGAGGCTCATCGAGCTCGATCGGGAGATCGGCGACGGCGACCACGGCGAGAACCTCGACCGCGGTTTCCAGGCCGTCAAGGCGAAGTTCGACGCGCTGCCCGACGGCGAGACGCCCGCCGCGGCGCTCAAGCTCGTCGCGACCACGCTCATCTCGACCGTCGGGGGAGCCTCGGGCCCGCTCCTCGGGACGGCGTACCTCAAGGGGTCGCAGGCGCTCGGCGACGCGACCTCCCTCGACTCCGCGGCGATCGCGGCCTTCCTCACCGCGGCGCGCGACGGCGTCGTGATGCGCGGCAAGGCCGAGGTCGGCGACAAGACGATGATCGACGCCTGGACCCCGGCCGTCGACGCCGCGTCCGCGGCCGCCGAGGCCGGCAAGAGCGTCGCCGAGACCCTCGAGGCCGCGGCGAGCGCCGCCGAGAAGGGCGCGGAGTCGACCGAGCCGCTGGTCGCGCACAAGGGGCGCGCCAGCTACCTGGGGGAGCGAGCGGTGGGGCATCGAGACCCCGGCGCGGAGTCGTCTTCCCTGATCCTGCGAGCCGCAGCCGACGCGGCCACGGCGACGGAGGCCTCCGCATGA
- the dhaK gene encoding dihydroxyacetone kinase subunit DhaK produces the protein MKKLINDPKNVVDESVEGFGLAHGDLVEVTPDPLFVSRAGGATTGRVGLVSGGGSGHEPLHAGFVGYGMLTAAVPGAVFTSPTPDPIVAATLKADGGAGVLHIVKNYTGDVLNFETAADLADAEGVRVVSVIVDDDVAVKDSLYTAGRRGVAGTVVVEKCAGAAAERGDDLDAVAAVATKVNSVTRTMGVALTAGIVPHAGEPSFTLPEDEIEIGIGIHGEPGRERIKLESADAIVDRMLAPILEDLPFSSGDRVLLFVNGMGGTPLVEQYIVYRHAAKVLADRGIEVTRTLVGNYVTSLEMQGVSITLTKLDDELTDLWDAPVETAALRWGR, from the coding sequence ATGAAGAAGCTCATCAACGATCCGAAGAACGTCGTCGACGAATCCGTGGAGGGCTTCGGCCTCGCCCACGGCGACCTCGTGGAGGTGACGCCCGATCCGCTGTTCGTCTCGCGCGCGGGCGGCGCGACCACGGGCAGAGTCGGACTCGTGTCGGGAGGCGGCTCGGGCCACGAGCCGCTGCACGCCGGATTCGTCGGCTACGGCATGCTGACGGCGGCCGTGCCGGGCGCCGTGTTCACGTCGCCGACGCCGGATCCGATCGTGGCGGCGACGCTCAAGGCCGACGGCGGCGCGGGCGTGCTGCACATCGTGAAGAACTACACGGGCGACGTGCTCAACTTCGAGACCGCCGCCGACCTCGCCGACGCCGAGGGCGTCCGCGTGGTGTCCGTGATCGTCGACGACGACGTCGCCGTGAAGGACAGCCTGTACACGGCGGGTCGCCGTGGCGTCGCGGGCACCGTCGTCGTCGAGAAGTGCGCGGGCGCGGCCGCCGAGCGCGGAGACGACCTCGACGCGGTCGCCGCAGTCGCCACGAAGGTGAACTCGGTGACCCGCACCATGGGCGTCGCCCTCACCGCCGGGATCGTGCCGCACGCCGGCGAGCCGAGCTTCACGCTGCCCGAGGACGAGATCGAGATCGGCATCGGGATCCACGGCGAGCCCGGGCGCGAGCGGATCAAGCTCGAGAGCGCCGACGCGATCGTGGACCGCATGCTCGCGCCGATCCTGGAGGACCTCCCGTTCTCCTCGGGCGACCGGGTGCTGCTGTTCGTCAACGGGATGGGCGGCACTCCGCTCGTCGAGCAGTACATCGTCTACCGCCATGCCGCCAAGGTGCTGGCCGACAGGGGCATCGAGGTCACGCGTACGCTGGTGGGCAACTACGTGACGAGCCTCGAGATGCAGGGCGTCTCGATCACTCTCACGAAGCTCGACGATGAGCTCACCGATCTGTGGGACGCCCCCGTCGAGACCGCCGCGCTGCGCTGGGGTCGCTGA